One Rhododendron vialii isolate Sample 1 chromosome 2a, ASM3025357v1 genomic region harbors:
- the LOC131310594 gene encoding uncharacterized protein LOC131310594 has product MTHNEIVKTFNDLKCHLELEAERQDAKRGNEVLVIEPGQRQTIGSKRKRQGGEAKHGEARDNAPKECVKRCKGNKDESKVTCYNCQKIGHFARDCTEPKKEQQNI; this is encoded by the exons ATGACACACAATGAAATAGTTAAAACCTTTAATGATTTGAAGTGTCATCTTGAGCTTGAAGCCGAGCGCCAAGATGCTAAGCGAGGCAATGAGGTTCTCGTGATTGAACCTGGCCAGCGCCAGACAATTGGGTCTAAGCGCAAAAGGCAAGGTGGGGAGGCTAAGCATGGAGAAGCTAGAGATAATGCGCCAAAAGAATGTGTTAAGCGCTGCAAAGGCAATAAGGATGAATCCAAAGTCACTTGCTACAACTGTCAGAAGATTGGACACTTCGCTCGTGATTGCACTGAGCCGAAGAAG GAGCAACAAAACATATAG